GGATATGGGTGCACGTATTCCAAAAGGGATTTTATTAGTTGGTCCTCCGGGTACAGGTAAAACTTTACTTGCTCGTGCGGTTGCAGGTGAAGCAGGCGTTCCTTTCTTCTCTATTTCTGGTTCTGACTTCGTTGAAATGTTTGTCGGTGTCGGTGCGAGTCGCGTTCGTGACTTATTTGAAAATGCGAAGAAAAATGCCCCATGTATTATTTTCATCGATGAAATCGACGCAGTAGGTCGTCAACGTGGTGCAGGTCTTGGTGGTGGTCACGATGAACGTGAACAAACTTTGAACCAATTACTAGTTGAAATGGATGGTTTCGGTGTTAATGAGGGAATTATCATTATCGCTGCTACAAACAGACCTGATATTTTAGACCCAGCGTTACTTCGTCCTGGTCGTTTTGACAGACAAATTACTGTAGGACGTCCAGACGTAAAAGGTCGTGAAGCAATTCTTAAAGTACATGCTCGTAATAAACCTTTACGTGATGATGTAGATTTGAAAGCGATTGCCACTCGTACACCTGGATTTTCTGGTGCAGACTTAGAGAACTTATTAAACGAAGCTGCATTAGTAGCTACTCGTCGTAATAAAAAGAAAATCGATATGTCTGATATCGATGAAGCAACAGACCGCGTAATTGCAGGTCCAGCAAAAACAAGTCGAGTAATTTCTGAAAAAGAGCGTAACATTGTAGCGTTTCATGAAGCTGGCCACGTAGTTGTTGGTTTAACTCTTGACCAAGCTGAAAAGGTGCATAAAGTTACGATTGTCCCTCGAGGTCAAGCTGGTGGTTATGCCGTTATGCTTCCTAAAGAAGACCGTTACTTCATGACGAAACCGGAATTGTTAGATAAAATTGCAGGTTTACTTGGAGGACGTGTTGCCGAGGATATAACATTCGGTGAAGTTTCCACTGGTGCTCATAATGACTTCCAACGTGCGACAAGTATTGCTCGCTCGATGGTAACGGAGTACGGTATGAGTGATAAACTTGGACCAATGCAATTTGGTAGTAGTCAAGGTGGTAATGTATTCTTAGGTCGTGACTTTAATTCTGAGCAAAATTACTCTGATTCAATTGCTTATGAAATTGATAAAGAAATGCAAGCAATTATCGTTGAGCAATATGAACGCACAAAACAAATTCTAACAGAGAAACGTGATTTGTTAACTTTAATTGCTAAAACATTGCTTGAAGTAGAAACTTTGGATGCACAACAAATTGAGCATTTACGTGATCACGGTAAATTACCAGAGCGCGCTGATTATTCAAATGCAGACGAAGAAGGTACAGAGCAACAAGCAGATCCTCAATCTAATGTAACAGAAGCCAATGATACTGTAGTAGAAATATCAGGCTCTACATCATTAGAACAACAAATTAATAGAGAACCTGTTGATCCAACTACTTCTGATTTGCCAAATGAAAAAACAGTGACAGAAGACCGTAATAAAGGTATCCAAGAAGATACAAATAAATAATCTAGGGCTGATTATCTATGCAACGTGTATGGATAATCAGCTTTTTTTAAGTGCAAGATAATATACGGTTTTCAGATTGCACAAATAAGTAATAACTATGATAAGATTTTTGTTATAGGTATTCTAGGAAAATTATTGGATGTGATATGAATTGATTCTAGTGTTAGATGCCGGAAATTCAACTATTGATTTAGGTGTATATAAAAATAACCATCTTTCTCATCACTGGCGGATGGAAACAAACCTACACAAAACTGAAGATGAATACGCAATGCAAGTCAAAATGTTTTTTTTACATGTTGGTATAGCAATCGAAGATGTAAAAGGTGTAATAATTTCTTCGGTTGTTCCTACAATTATGTATTCTTTAGAGGAGATGTGCCGAAAATACTTTAAAGTGAATCCACTTGTAGTTGGACCTGGTGTAAAAACAGGTTTAAATATCAAATACGAAAATCCAAGACAGGTTGGCTCAGATCGAATCGTAAATGCGGTTGCAGCAATCTCAGAATACGGAGGACGTCCGCTTATCATTGTGGACTTTGGAACGGCTATCACATACTGTTATATCGATAGTAAAGGTGACTATATCGGTGGAGCAATTACACCCGGTATTACAATTTCAATGGATGCCCTATTTACAGAGGCTTCGAAATTACCACGAATTGAAATTATGAAACCGGCAAATGTCATTGGGAAGAACACTGTATCCGCCATGCAATCAGGGATTTTTTATGGATTTATTGGACAAGTAGAAGGAATTGTTTGCCGCATCAAAGAACAAAGTAAAGAAGAACCTTTAGTAATAGCAACAGGTGGCCTATCAAAGTTGATCGGTTATGAAACAAAAGTGATAGATATTGTTGACCCACTTTTAACATTAAAAGGTCTGTATATTATTTATAAAAGAAATCAATAAGGAAAGAGGAATTCATCATGAGTGATTACTTAGTAAGAGCATTAGCGTTTAATGGGAATGTACGAGCATTTGCTACACGTACAACAGAAACAGTAGGAGAAGCGCAAAGACGTCATAATACGTGGCCAACTGCTACTGCAGCCCTGGGTCGTTCCATCACTGCAGGTGTCATGATGGGTGCAATGCTGAAAGGTGAAGATAAATTAACGATAAAAATCGAAGGGAACGGTCCAATCGGTCCACTTCTTGTCGATTCAAATGCAAAAGGTGAAGTTAGAGGCTTTGTAACTAATCCCCAGGTTCACTTTGAATTAAATAATGTGGGTAAATTGGATGTTCGTCGTGCAGTTGGAACAGAAGGTGCCATCACTGTGGTAAAAGATTTAGGATTACGTGATATGTTTTCAGGCCAAACACCAATTGTATCAGGTGAGATTGCAGAGGATTTTACATATTATTTTGCAGTTTCAGAACAAGTGCCTTCATCTGTAGGATTAGGAGTATTAGTTAATCCAGATAATAGCGTATTAGCCTCAGGAGGGTTCATTATTCAATTAATGCCTGGTTGCGACGATGAAACAATTACAAAAATCGAAACTCAGTTATCATCAATCGAACCAGTTTCGAAAATGATTGAAAAAGGGTATACACCAGAGGAAATTTTAGAAGCGGTGTTAGGTGAAGGAAATGTACAAATTTTAAATTCAATGCCAGTTGCATTTACATGTCAATGTTCGAAAGAACGTTTTGGGGCAGCAATTATAAGTTTGGGCGTAGGGGAAATTCAAGAAATGATTGATGAAGATGGTGGAGCCGAGGCGGAATGCCATTTTTGTCTAGAAAAGTACTATTTCGATAAAGCAGAACTTCAAGGTTTCATCGATGAAATCAAGGAACAATAACAATCAAAACATACAACAAAGAACAACATCATCAGAAAACAAAACGCCCCTCTCAAAACGTCGATTAAAAACAAAACCTACCTTAACTGTACTTGCAATTTTGTTAGTTGGAAATGTATTTTGGTTTGTATTGTGGATTTTAGCCAGTTTTAATAGCGGCAGTAGTAGCAGTGAGGCTGTTGCTACTGTTGACGGCGAGACAATTACCCGTCAACAATGGATGGCTTCAATGGAAAATCTCTATGGTAAAGAAACATTACATTCGTTGATAAATGAAAAGGTAATGGAAAAAGCCGCAAAAGCTTATGGGATTCAAGTTACTGATGAAGAAATTGATTTGGAGCTTTCACTAATACGTTCTACACAGGATGGTACCGATCATTCGCTAGAAATTTTAGAAGACACGCAACTTCGTCAAAAAGTTCGTAGTCAGCTTATTTTAGAAAAGGTGTTAACAAAAGATATAGTGATTGAAGAAGAAGCGGTTTTGAAATTTTATGAGGAAAATAAGAATTTATTCAATATCCCAACAACCTATCGTACAAGTTTGATTGTTGTGAATAATATAAATGATGCACAAAGTGTAAAACAAGAGCTAACTAATGGGTCTGAATTTTCCGTTCTAGCAAGAGAACGTTCTTTAGATACATCTTCAGCAAGCCTAGGTGGGAATATTGGTTATATTACGACAAGTCAAACGAATATTGATCCCGAAATTCCTAAAGTTATTGAAAACTTGGAAATGAATGAAATTAGTGAACCGTTCCTTCTAAGTGATGGTCAATATGGTATTGCATATGTAACAGAAATTATTGAAAGTAAGTCTTTTACATACGAAGAGGTCCAGCAGCATATTAAACGGGAGTTAGCGATAGACCAACTTTCATCAACCGTAACACCTGAAATGTTTTGGGATGAATTTAAAGCAAGTTCATTTTACTTAAACTAACCTAATTATTATATTCTTCTTATATCAAAAATTATTTACAATTAATGGGTTACTGATTGACAACATATTATTAAATTGGTAATATACTAAATGGGTAAAACATATAAAATTAGTAGGGATTTAATGAATGGGAGGAATAATCATGAGTAAATTAGCAAATTCAGTAACGGAATTAGTAGGTCGTACACCAATCGTAAAACTTAACCATGCTACAACTGAAAACGAAGGTACAGTTTATGTTAAGTTAGAATTTTTCAACCCAGGTAGCTCAGTAAAAGACCGTATTGCATTAGCTATGATTGAAGCTGCTGAAAAAGATGGCACATTACAACCTGGTGGTACAATTATCGAGCCAACTTCAGGTAACACTGGTATTGGTCTTGCGATGATTGCTGCTGCAAAAGGCTACCGTGCAATTTTAGTAATGCCAGAAACAATGAGTATTGAGCGTCGTAAGCTACTTCGTGCATACGGTGCTGAACTAGTATTAACACCTGGTCCAGAAGGAATGAAAGGTGCCATTGCAAAAGCCGAAAGCTTAGCAAAAGAAAATGGCTACTTTTTACCACAACAGTTTGATAACCCAGCAAATGCTGAAGTTCACCGTTTAACAACAGGTCCTGAAATTGTTGAAGCTTTTGAAGGCGTTAAACTAGATGCTTTTGTAGCGGGTATCGGTACAGGTGGAACAATTACAGGTGCTGGCGAAGTGTTAAAAGAAAAGTATCCAGAAATCGAAATTATTGCAGTTGAACCAAAAGATTCTCCAGTTCTTTCTGAAGGTAGATCAGGTTCACATAAAATTCAAGGTATCGGTGCTGGTTTCGTACCGAAAGTATTAAATACAGAAGTTTATACTTCTATTTTCCCTGTAGATAATGAAACAGCATTTGAAGTAGCGCGTAAAACAGGTCGTGAAGAAGGTATTTTAGTAGGTATATCTTCTGGCGCAGCAATTCATGCTGCAATTGAAACAGCAAAACGTCTTGGCAAAGGTTCA
Above is a genomic segment from Lysinibacillus sp. PLM2 containing:
- the ftsH gene encoding ATP-dependent zinc metalloprotease FtsH; the encoded protein is MNRIFRYTIFYLLIFLVIIGIFGTFNGGRAPSEQLTYHEFLNALETGKITEATIQPASGVLVVEGKLQGYKEDETFVVNLLDNNQDLLTKINEASENNPKIVILKQPETGGWVQFFTGIIPFIIIIILFFFLLSQSQGGGNKVMNFGKSKAKLYDSEKKKVRFNDVAGADEEKAELVEVVDFLKDHRKFTDMGARIPKGILLVGPPGTGKTLLARAVAGEAGVPFFSISGSDFVEMFVGVGASRVRDLFENAKKNAPCIIFIDEIDAVGRQRGAGLGGGHDEREQTLNQLLVEMDGFGVNEGIIIIAATNRPDILDPALLRPGRFDRQITVGRPDVKGREAILKVHARNKPLRDDVDLKAIATRTPGFSGADLENLLNEAALVATRRNKKKIDMSDIDEATDRVIAGPAKTSRVISEKERNIVAFHEAGHVVVGLTLDQAEKVHKVTIVPRGQAGGYAVMLPKEDRYFMTKPELLDKIAGLLGGRVAEDITFGEVSTGAHNDFQRATSIARSMVTEYGMSDKLGPMQFGSSQGGNVFLGRDFNSEQNYSDSIAYEIDKEMQAIIVEQYERTKQILTEKRDLLTLIAKTLLEVETLDAQQIEHLRDHGKLPERADYSNADEEGTEQQADPQSNVTEANDTVVEISGSTSLEQQINREPVDPTTSDLPNEKTVTEDRNKGIQEDTNK
- the coaX gene encoding type III pantothenate kinase, giving the protein MILVLDAGNSTIDLGVYKNNHLSHHWRMETNLHKTEDEYAMQVKMFFLHVGIAIEDVKGVIISSVVPTIMYSLEEMCRKYFKVNPLVVGPGVKTGLNIKYENPRQVGSDRIVNAVAAISEYGGRPLIIVDFGTAITYCYIDSKGDYIGGAITPGITISMDALFTEASKLPRIEIMKPANVIGKNTVSAMQSGIFYGFIGQVEGIVCRIKEQSKEEPLVIATGGLSKLIGYETKVIDIVDPLLTLKGLYIIYKRNQ
- the hslO gene encoding 33 kDa chaperonin, with the translated sequence MSDYLVRALAFNGNVRAFATRTTETVGEAQRRHNTWPTATAALGRSITAGVMMGAMLKGEDKLTIKIEGNGPIGPLLVDSNAKGEVRGFVTNPQVHFELNNVGKLDVRRAVGTEGAITVVKDLGLRDMFSGQTPIVSGEIAEDFTYYFAVSEQVPSSVGLGVLVNPDNSVLASGGFIIQLMPGCDDETITKIETQLSSIEPVSKMIEKGYTPEEILEAVLGEGNVQILNSMPVAFTCQCSKERFGAAIISLGVGEIQEMIDEDGGAEAECHFCLEKYYFDKAELQGFIDEIKEQ
- the cysK gene encoding cysteine synthase, with product MSKLANSVTELVGRTPIVKLNHATTENEGTVYVKLEFFNPGSSVKDRIALAMIEAAEKDGTLQPGGTIIEPTSGNTGIGLAMIAAAKGYRAILVMPETMSIERRKLLRAYGAELVLTPGPEGMKGAIAKAESLAKENGYFLPQQFDNPANAEVHRLTTGPEIVEAFEGVKLDAFVAGIGTGGTITGAGEVLKEKYPEIEIIAVEPKDSPVLSEGRSGSHKIQGIGAGFVPKVLNTEVYTSIFPVDNETAFEVARKTGREEGILVGISSGAAIHAAIETAKRLGKGSNVLAIVPSNGERYLSTALYQFED